A genomic segment from Deltaproteobacteria bacterium encodes:
- a CDS encoding 4Fe-4S binding protein: MSEDIYRRLQKVLDTLPNGFPETPSGVEIKILKKCFSPDEAELFCDLKLKFETAEQIAARTGRPLPGLEEKLHSMWKNGLVFMVDFGTAKVYKMLPWAFGIFEFQLHRMDRELAELLEQYQDFSKQFFNNTPQLMTVVPIEEKIPAEHVALPYESVSAIIEKGLSFAVAQCICKQEKNLLGKGCEKPQEICLAIAPVPGVFENHFWGRPISKDEAKKVLGLAEEKGLVHLSWNIQDGQYFICNCCGCCCGVLRSMNELGCTNVVNSAFYAEIDPEKCIACGLCADERCQVKAIEEDGGVYRVVKDRCIGCGLCVTTCPEDAIALVRKPAEEVVTPPANEDAWFIERGQKRGVDFSKYM, encoded by the coding sequence ATGAGCGAAGATATTTACAGGCGGCTGCAAAAGGTGTTGGACACGCTTCCCAACGGTTTTCCCGAAACCCCCTCCGGGGTGGAGATCAAAATCCTCAAAAAGTGCTTCTCTCCTGATGAAGCAGAGCTTTTCTGCGACTTGAAGCTGAAGTTCGAGACGGCGGAGCAGATCGCCGCCCGCACGGGCCGCCCTCTTCCGGGCCTGGAGGAGAAGCTCCACTCCATGTGGAAAAACGGACTGGTTTTCATGGTGGATTTTGGGACCGCAAAGGTTTACAAGATGCTTCCCTGGGCCTTCGGAATCTTCGAGTTCCAGCTTCACCGCATGGACAGGGAACTTGCCGAGCTTCTGGAACAGTACCAGGACTTTTCCAAGCAGTTTTTCAACAACACGCCCCAGCTCATGACGGTTGTTCCGATTGAGGAAAAAATCCCCGCCGAACACGTGGCGCTTCCCTACGAGTCGGTTTCCGCCATCATCGAAAAGGGCCTGTCCTTTGCCGTGGCCCAGTGCATCTGCAAACAGGAAAAAAACCTTCTCGGCAAGGGCTGTGAAAAGCCCCAGGAGATCTGCCTGGCCATAGCTCCCGTTCCGGGGGTTTTCGAGAACCATTTCTGGGGCAGGCCCATTTCAAAGGACGAGGCCAAAAAGGTCCTGGGCCTTGCCGAGGAAAAGGGCCTGGTGCATCTTTCCTGGAACATCCAGGATGGCCAGTATTTCATCTGCAACTGCTGCGGCTGCTGCTGCGGCGTCCTGCGCTCCATGAACGAGCTTGGATGCACGAACGTCGTGAATTCGGCCTTCTACGCCGAAATCGACCCTGAAAAATGCATTGCCTGCGGGCTCTGCGCCGATGAGCGCTGCCAGGTGAAGGCCATAGAGGAAGACGGGGGCGTTTACAGGGTTGTAAAAGACAGGTGCATAGGCTGCGGGCTGTGCGTCACCACCTGCCCCGAGGACGCCATCGCGCTTGTCCGCAAGCCCGCCGAAGAAGTTGTCACGCCGCCCGCCAACGAGGATGCGTGGTTCATCGAGCGCGGCCAAAAGCGCGGCGTGGATTTTTCCAAGTATATGTAA
- a CDS encoding NAD-dependent epimerase/dehydratase family protein produces the protein MSAKKRGILITGAAHPWGRNLIPLLEEDPEFDPIIGIDFKKPETPFKRVEFFQVDLHNPLIAELLQVAKVDTVCHLLFLDTYKSDEEYFDQNVMGAMDLLAACAAGEIKRAIILSDTKVYGAEPGHPNYISEYGDFKGRHNHRYIQDRVELEIMVDRFARQNVTPRLCILRFANIVGKAIETPVTRYLDSLIVPTALGFDPMFQFTHEKDVLACLYHTIKSEATGVFNVAGDGAIPLSLALRLGGKMALPLPATVIKATGAVWRKAGLKGLMDSIPIEANYLKHSCLGDTTRMKDWLKFYPRYSSKDAVTDFFDNIRVRHYLPKRTKIRSDPLSSEKLQEWIRARRRATDYLTDLIETFNKEGEHDQ, from the coding sequence ATGTCCGCCAAAAAAAGAGGCATTCTGATCACGGGGGCAGCTCATCCGTGGGGAAGAAATCTTATTCCGCTTCTGGAGGAAGACCCGGAATTCGACCCGATAATCGGGATCGATTTCAAGAAGCCGGAAACCCCCTTCAAGCGGGTGGAGTTCTTCCAGGTGGACCTCCACAACCCCCTGATCGCCGAGCTTTTGCAGGTTGCCAAAGTTGACACGGTGTGCCACCTTTTGTTTTTGGACACCTACAAGAGCGACGAGGAATATTTCGACCAGAACGTCATGGGGGCCATGGACCTTCTGGCTGCCTGCGCTGCGGGCGAAATAAAGCGGGCCATAATCCTTTCAGACACCAAGGTTTACGGGGCCGAGCCGGGGCATCCCAATTACATCTCCGAATACGGCGATTTCAAGGGCCGCCACAACCACCGCTACATCCAGGACCGGGTGGAGCTTGAAATCATGGTGGACCGCTTCGCCCGCCAGAACGTGACCCCCAGGCTCTGCATCCTTCGTTTCGCCAACATCGTGGGAAAAGCCATCGAAACCCCGGTCACCCGCTACCTGGACAGCCTCATCGTGCCAACGGCCTTAGGGTTCGACCCCATGTTCCAGTTCACCCACGAAAAAGACGTCCTGGCCTGCCTCTACCACACCATTAAAAGCGAGGCCACCGGGGTGTTCAACGTGGCGGGCGACGGGGCCATACCCCTTTCGCTGGCCCTAAGGCTCGGAGGCAAGATGGCGCTCCCGCTTCCGGCCACGGTGATAAAGGCCACGGGCGCGGTGTGGCGCAAGGCGGGCCTGAAGGGGCTCATGGACTCCATCCCCATAGAGGCCAACTACTTAAAGCATAGTTGCCTGGGCGACACCACCCGCATGAAGGACTGGCTCAAGTTCTATCCCCGCTACAGCTCAAAGGATGCGGTGACGGACTTTTTCGACAATATCCGCGTGAGGCATTACCTGCCGAAGCGCACCAAGATACGCTCCGATCCCCTTTCCTCGGAAAAGCTCCAGGAGTGGATCCGCGCCCGCCGAAGGGCCACGGATTACCTGACCGATCTTATCGAGACGTTCAACAAGGAAGGCGAACATGACCAGTGA
- a CDS encoding acyltransferase family protein, producing MTSDPDAQGQENRQGEPDARRCHGVTVKGAPCRNRPLAGQDYCLLHTPKTQGERWAEIGDEPPPPPKTVESWKEFFQMMARRHRGRYDVDDLGLDMEFLEQFRPLARWIYHKYWRVTVTGIENVPAEGRALLVANHSGVLPFDGAMVIMAVQEEHPQHRMVRALVLSLFFKLPFTAPLLAKTGQVQANPVNSERLLNNDELALVFPEGVKGIGKVWRKRYQLARFGRGGFVRVALKTRSPIIPVSIVGAEEIYPHLMNLKPIANLFGLPYVPITPFFPWLGPLGLIPLPTRWYIHFDAPINIPDMNYRRSEEPLLMSKISNQVRDTIQRNIHERLKSRRSVFW from the coding sequence ATGACCAGTGACCCCGACGCCCAGGGCCAGGAAAACCGGCAGGGTGAGCCGGACGCCCGCCGGTGTCACGGAGTGACCGTAAAGGGCGCTCCATGCCGCAACAGGCCGCTTGCCGGGCAAGACTACTGCCTTTTGCACACGCCCAAGACGCAGGGCGAAAGATGGGCCGAAATAGGCGACGAACCGCCTCCGCCCCCCAAGACCGTTGAAAGCTGGAAGGAATTCTTCCAGATGATGGCCCGCCGCCACAGGGGCCGCTACGACGTGGACGATCTCGGCCTCGACATGGAATTTCTGGAGCAGTTCCGACCCCTTGCCCGGTGGATATATCACAAGTACTGGCGGGTTACCGTAACAGGAATCGAAAACGTGCCCGCCGAAGGCCGGGCTCTCCTGGTGGCCAACCATTCTGGCGTTCTGCCCTTTGACGGGGCAATGGTGATAATGGCCGTTCAGGAGGAGCATCCACAGCACCGCATGGTGAGGGCTCTCGTCCTGTCGCTCTTTTTCAAACTGCCCTTCACCGCCCCGCTTCTGGCCAAGACCGGCCAGGTACAGGCCAACCCCGTCAACTCCGAACGGCTTCTGAACAACGACGAGCTGGCCCTGGTCTTTCCCGAAGGAGTGAAAGGCATAGGCAAGGTTTGGCGCAAACGCTACCAGCTGGCCCGCTTCGGCAGGGGCGGATTCGTCCGGGTTGCCCTGAAAACCCGCTCCCCCATCATTCCGGTCTCCATAGTCGGCGCGGAGGAAATCTATCCGCATCTGATGAACTTAAAACCCATAGCCAACCTTTTCGGGCTTCCCTATGTTCCCATAACGCCTTTTTTTCCGTGGTTGGGGCCTTTGGGGCTGATCCCCCTTCCCACAAGGTGGTACATCCATTTCGACGCGCCCATAAACATTCCCGACATGAACTACAGGCGCTCGGAGGAGCCTCTTCTCATGAGCAAAATCTCCAACCAGGTGCGCGACACCATTCAGCGCAACATCCACGAGAGGCTTAAGAGTCGGCGAAGCGTTTTCTGGTAG